CCATACAGGCCAACGCAATACCCAACAAATTGGTCAGAAACAGCAAAAAGGCTCCCCAACTCAAGCGCCAGTCGGCTTGGGAAAGGCCCAGCCCCACCACACAAATCGGCGGCATCAGGGCGACAGCAATCGCCGTTCCCGGCAGCGTGGGCGACACCTTGGGTTCTATACGCGCGTAACCGCAGATACCGCCGGCAGCTATGGCAATCCCCAAGTCCAAAAGATTCGGGGTTGAGCGGGCAAGAATTTCACTGCCAAACTGGGGCAAACTGACAATGATGCCGATGAACCAAGACAGTCCCACCGCCAACAGGAACCCTACCCCCAGCGAGACAACAGCTTTGCGAAACAGGAGCACATCCCCGGTCAAAGCCCCAAAGGCCAGACCCCGGATAGGCATCATCAAGGGCGCCACTACCATCGCTCCGATAATGACGGCAGCGCTATTGGTGAGCAACCCCAGGGTGGCAATCACACAGGAGCCGATCACCAGCACCACGTAGGGGCCATCCAGTACCGATTCGGCGTACACCTCCTGGCGAATGGCCTGCAACTCCTCGATCTCCGCCAGGGTACGCGGGCCGTGCCATCGCTGGAACCAGGACATGGTCACCTTCCCTCCGTTTGTTGCCTTATGATAGAGCAAATGCGATGGAACCAGCGATGCGGGTGTGGGCAGAGATTGCACGGCTTTTGGCACCTCCGGGGTATAAGCGCTTAGCCAGCCAAGTTGTTCGGCGCCTGACGACACCACCGTCCCCTAAGCCATTCCCAGAATCCCTAATTCGTGACCAACTGGCCCGCACCATCCCCGGTAGCCAGACCGAAGTACCTACCCCCTATGGCCGTATTGACATCCTCACCCCCACAGAAATCATCGAGGTCAAGCGGGCCAGCCAGTGGAAACAGGCCATTGGGCAGGTGCAAATCTACGCCCGGGCTTATCCCCATCACCGGCTGCGCATTCACCTCTTTGGCCCGGTTAAAAACAAGAAACTCATTCGCCAAACCTGCCGAGACCAGGGCATCCGTTGTACTTTTGCAGAAGAGATCACGGGTATTTGACCCGGTAGTGCAGAAATAACTCCTGGTCTACGCGTTCACAAGTGAGCAACTCCAGGGCAAGGGGCTGGGGCAAGCCAGGGCCATCCACGAGGGTTGGGGCCGTCGCACCGCCTACCAACAGGGGGCACAGAGTCAGCCACAGGTCGTCAATGACCCCGGCAGCGAGTAAATCCGCCAATAACTCGCCCCCCCCCAGCACAGCAATGCGGCGCAACCCCAGGGCAGCAAATTCCGCCAGCAGCGCCAGCCAGGTCTGATCCCACCACACCCGGGCAAAGACTGGCTCTGTCTGCCACCGCTGCGCCCCCAGTTGGGTCGTCACCAACCAACGTGCCAAGGGTTGTCGAAAAAAGGCCATATCCCGGTCTAGGTCACCGCTGCGACTGCAAATGATGTGTAGGGTTTGCGGGGGTTTTCCCTGACGTTGGCGCCAAGCTAACAGGGCTTCGTTGTGAACCAACATGCCACTGCCATAGGCCCGCAACGTTTGAGCGCCCATGAGGACTGCATCGCTGTGGGCCACTTGGCGTTCCAGGTGCGCCCGGTCGGCGGGAGAACCAAAGTGAGCCGCACCCCGCTGTACATCGGCAATTTTGCCGTCTGCCGTCATAGCCAGAACTGCCGTCATCTGGGGGCGCATGGGGTACGTTAAGATAGAAAGCCATATTGATTCTAGGGAATCTATGCGTTGCTCGCGGCTGTTGCTGGTGACCCTACGCGAGGACCCGGCAGAAGCAGAAATTATCAGCCACAAATTGCTCCTGCGGGCAGGGTACATCCGGCGGGTCAGTGCGGGGATTTATGTGTATTTGCCGTTGATGTGGCGGGTGCTGCAAAAGATCATGCAGATTGTGCGGGAAGAAATGGATGCCGCCGGCGCGCAGGAATGCCTATTACCCCAGTTGCAACCCGCCAGTTTGTGGCAAGAATCGGGGCGCTGGGAAACCTATACCAAGGGCGAAGGGATTATGTTTACCCTGACGGACCGGCAACAGCGGGAAATGGGCCTGGGACCAACCCACGAAGAAGTGATCACCGATGTCGCCCGCCAATTGATCCGCTCCTACCGGCAATTGCCCCTGAACCTCTATCAGATCCAGACCAAGTTTCGGGATGAAATTCGCCCTCGTTTTGGCCTGATGCGGGGCCGGGAATTCATTATGAAGGACGCCTATTCCTTCGATGCTGATGAGGAAGGCATGCGCCGGTCCTATGAGAAGATGTACCACGCTTACTGCCGTATTTTGGAGCGGTGTGGGTTGGCGTACCGCCCGGTGCAAGCCGACAGTGGGGCGATTGGGGGTTCCGCTTCCCAAGAATTTATGGTCCTAGCGCCAGCGGGGGAAGACGAGGTGCTCTATACCCCAGATGGCCAGTACGCCGCCAACGTGGAAAAAGCGGTTTCCCTGCCCCCTGACCCGGCGCCCTCCCCCTTTACCCAGGCCGAACAAAGATACACCCCCCATACCCCAACCATCGAAGCCCTGTGCGCCTACCTGAATTGCTCACCCACCCAAGTCGTCAAAAATGTGATGTATCAGGCCATTTTGGACACGGGACTTGTGGTGCTGGTGCTGGTGAGTATACGCGGCGACCAGGAGGTCAATGCGGTGAAATTGACCAACGAAATCACGCGCCGGGCACCGACTCTGGGGGGACAGCGGGTTTTGAAGCTGATGCCGGCCGAGCAAGACCATCCAGACGCCTGGGCAGCTCAACCGTTGCCCTGGGGTTACATCGGACCGGACCTACCCGATACCTACCTCAAAAAAGACCCCAACATTTACCCCCACTTCCTACGTTTGCTGGACCAAACCGTGGCACCCCTCAAAAACTTTGTCACCGGCGCCAATCGGGTGGATTATCACTGGGTGGGGGCCAACTGGGGTCAGGAATTTCCGGCCATCACGGCTACCGTAGATGTGCGCAAAGCCCAGGCGGGTGACCGCGCCCTCCATGACCCCCAGCAAACCCTGCACAGCGCCCGCGCCATCGAAGTCGGACATATTTTTCAACTGGGCACCAAGTATTCTGCCGCCATGGGCGCCACCTACACCAACGAGCAAGGGCAGGAAGTTCCCCTAGTCATGGGGTGTTATGGCCTGGGGGTCTCCCGCTTGGCCCAAGCCGCCGTTGAACAATCCCACGACAGCGATGGCATGATTTGGCCGCCCGCCATTGCTCCATATCTGGTGATCATCTCCGTACCCAACATGCAGGATGCGCACCAGGTCGCCGTCGCCGAAAAGCTCTACCAGGACCTGCAAAAAGCCGGGATGGACGTACTGCTGGATGACCGACCCGAGCGCGCCGGTGTGAAATTCAAAGACGCCGATTTGATTGGCATCCCCTACCGGGTGGTACCGGGGCGTTCCCTGGCCAACAACCAAGTAGAAATCATTACCCGCAAGGACCACGCGACAGAATTGGTGGCCCTGGAAAACGTTATCACCTTTTTCCAGACCCGACGCCCCTAGAATTGCCCGGCCAGCGCCTGGACACACCGTTCGCAAAGCTCGGGATGTTGGGGGTCCTGGCCCACCCGCTCCGAGTAATTCCAACAGCGTTGACACTTGCGCCCGGCCGCCGGTTGCATCTCCACCTGCCAGCGCTGCCCCGGTTCACCCGGCTCCACCCGCACCTGCGACACCAGGAATAAATAGCACAGTTCGTCCACGCCGTTGCTGGGGGTATTGAGCGCCTGCAAGC
This genomic window from Gloeomargarita sp. SRBZ-1_bins_9 contains:
- a CDS encoding proline--tRNA ligase; translation: MRCSRLLLVTLREDPAEAEIISHKLLLRAGYIRRVSAGIYVYLPLMWRVLQKIMQIVREEMDAAGAQECLLPQLQPASLWQESGRWETYTKGEGIMFTLTDRQQREMGLGPTHEEVITDVARQLIRSYRQLPLNLYQIQTKFRDEIRPRFGLMRGREFIMKDAYSFDADEEGMRRSYEKMYHAYCRILERCGLAYRPVQADSGAIGGSASQEFMVLAPAGEDEVLYTPDGQYAANVEKAVSLPPDPAPSPFTQAEQRYTPHTPTIEALCAYLNCSPTQVVKNVMYQAILDTGLVVLVLVSIRGDQEVNAVKLTNEITRRAPTLGGQRVLKLMPAEQDHPDAWAAQPLPWGYIGPDLPDTYLKKDPNIYPHFLRLLDQTVAPLKNFVTGANRVDYHWVGANWGQEFPAITATVDVRKAQAGDRALHDPQQTLHSARAIEVGHIFQLGTKYSAAMGATYTNEQGQEVPLVMGCYGLGVSRLAQAAVEQSHDSDGMIWPPAIAPYLVIISVPNMQDAHQVAVAEKLYQDLQKAGMDVLLDDRPERAGVKFKDADLIGIPYRVVPGRSLANNQVEIITRKDHATELVALENVITFFQTRRP
- a CDS encoding DUF389 domain-containing protein produces the protein MSWFQRWHGPRTLAEIEELQAIRQEVYAESVLDGPYVVLVIGSCVIATLGLLTNSAAVIIGAMVVAPLMMPIRGLAFGALTGDVLLFRKAVVSLGVGFLLAVGLSWFIGIIVSLPQFGSEILARSTPNLLDLGIAIAAGGICGYARIEPKVSPTLPGTAIAVALMPPICVVGLGLSQADWRLSWGAFLLFLTNLLGIALACMVAFVLAGYTPWYKARRVLSVATFLTSLLLIPLGMSFWELTRQNRLEAAIRRALLRGTVTFQRVELLRIRTDWYKNPPETHLTVRTPETITPYQVKLLEEFLARKMGQRFVLVLDVNAVTEVRSDGVAVVDSPVN
- a CDS encoding RibD family protein, whose amino-acid sequence is MRPQMTAVLAMTADGKIADVQRGAAHFGSPADRAHLERQVAHSDAVLMGAQTLRAYGSGMLVHNEALLAWRQRQGKPPQTLHIICSRSGDLDRDMAFFRQPLARWLVTTQLGAQRWQTEPVFARVWWDQTWLALLAEFAALGLRRIAVLGGGELLADLLAAGVIDDLWLTLCPLLVGGATAPTLVDGPGLPQPLALELLTCERVDQELFLHYRVKYP